TGATACCAGCACGTAAAACGCTGCTTAATCTGCTTCATAAACTCCGAAATATCATGCATCCGACACCGAAAACGCGCCTTATCCTCTTCCACAGCCTCCATCATCCCCCGCTCTTCCCACAACGCCCACCGTTCCAATATTTCCCGCGTCCCAATATCCCCATACAAACATCGCAACCGCTTCACCAACTCCTCATCCCCCACATACTGCTCCCTGTCCGGCTCCTCCACCAGAATATGAATATGATTCGTCATCAGCGCATACGTCAGTACATTCACCCCCGTGAACCCCTCAACACGTCGGATCAGACGACGCAGCTCTTCTTTTTCCTCGTCATGCAGCAACATCGACCGCAACGTCATCCGATTCACCAGATGATAATATGCCACCCCATCTCGCTTTATTCGTTTTCTTCTCATGAACCCACTCCATCAAAACCAGCCCATCAAGTCAACACTTATATTATTATGGGTATGTCCCTTTAGTTACATTTAGTTTTTTAGTTCCACTTTAGTTCTATTTAGTGGTTCGGGACATGCATCAAACCAGCCACAGTGTTCATTGCTCTTCTCCTTGACTTATTCCTCCTCAGTCATCTATCTTCCACCCATGAAAACGCTAGTTCAGTCAAGTTCATGTCGGGTGTGTGCCCGTGTTGTCTGAAAAGCGATTTGTTATGCATTAAAAAACGGACATATCATAAGATAACAGATTTGGGGTGTTGTGAATAGTTTGCGCCTTTTGCTGTCGATGTGTCTGATATTAACCGTTATCTCACTCTCCTCGGGATTTTCTCAAAACGTTGCCTGTATGGGGCAAGTCGTTCCAGGGGAACGGGTCGTGCGTCTTGCCGCACCGGCTGGAGCTATCGTAGGGGAACTTCCGGTGCAGCGTGGTTCACAGGTGAAGCGCGGGGATGTCGTGGCAGTTCTTCGAGAGGCGCCGCTCTATCAGGCGCGACTCGACCAGGCCAAACAGCAGGTTGCCCTTGCAAAAACGGAGTTGCAGCTGGTGCAGGCAGGTGAGCGGCACGAACTGCTGGAAGCCCAGCAGGCGGTCATCGATGCCCATGAAGCGGAACGCGCGTTGCTTGAAAGCCGACTGAAGCGATACGGTACCCTTCTTGATAACAATCATGTCGATCAGGATCACTATGACGAACTGGTCAGTCAGGAAAAATCCCTGCAGGCGAAAATACATCGGGAGAAAAGCGTTTTGGAAAGTCTGCGTTCCAGTCGCGATGAAGTGATAAAGAAGGCGGAAATCGCCGTGCTGTCCGCCGAAGCACAGGAAAAAGAAGCGGCCGCCGCCCTGGAACTGCACTACATCCGGGCGCCTTTTGCGGGGGAAATCATGGATATTCACACATGGCCGGGCGAAGGCGTCTGGGATGAAGGCGCGATCGTCAGCATCGGGGATACCTCGAATATGATGGTGATTGCCGAGGTGTACGAAACGGATCTTTCGCGGGTGAAAACGGGTCAGCGGGTGCGGATTACCGGGCAGGTGCTGGATGGGGAACTGGGCGGTGAGGTGGTGGAAATTCAGAAGATGGTCGAAAACAGCCGCGTTTTCCCGCTGGATCCTTCCGCATATGTGGATCATCGCATTGTCCTTGCACGTATTCGCCCCGACAATGCTTCAGTGCTTGCGGCATACAGTCATGCCCATGTCATCGTTACCATACTGTCACCATGAAGATCGTTCAACAATGGTTTGCGCTGTGGCGACCGGGAGGAATCCCGTTGGCGTGGAAGCAGTTGATGGGCGATAAAAAGCGCTTTTCGGTGGCTGTGGGCGGTGTTTCATTCGGCGTTATTCTCATGTTGTTTCAACTTGGCATTTATCAGGCGTTTATGCTCATGGTTGCCCGCCCGATCGACGGGATGAGGGGCGAACTGGCTATGATCAGCCGCAATTTTAATTACATTATGAGTACGGAACCGTTCCCTGAGCGTCGATTGTATCAGACCATGGCGCTGCCGGAGGTCGAAAAGGTATATCCGCTCCTGGTTCAGTTCGCTTCATGGCGGAGCCAGAAAACCGGGATTAACTGTGAAGTTGCGCTCTATGGCGTCAATGCCTATGCCAACCCGTTTATTCTGCCGGAAGTCCTTGCCCATGCGGACGCACTGGCGATGCCGGACGGTGCGCTTTTTGACGAAATGGCACCGGAAGAATTCGGTGATGTTGCGGGGATGCTGGAACAGCACGGGGTGATGTCTGGCGAGATTAACAGTCGGCATGTGCGGGTTCTGGGCACGTTCCGGCGGGGTGGCACGCTTGCGGTGAATTGCCATGTCATCGTCGGCATGGAGACATTCCGGCGCGTGACGGGGTACGACGGTCACTCGATTGATGTCGGCATGATTGAACTAAAGGACGGTGCGGATGCCGCTGAAACGGCCCGAAAGCTCAATGAATTGCTTCCCGATGACATAGACGTTCTTACGCGCGAAGAATTTATCCGCAAGGAACAGTTCTACTGGCAAATCAATACGCCGATCGGTTTTATTGTCACCGCCGGCATGGTTATCGCCATGTTCGTCGGCTCCGTGATTGCCTATCAGACGCTGTACACCGATATCAATGACCATATCCGGGAATATGCCACATTGAAAGCGCTGGGACTGGGCAGCGGATTCTTTTTGCGGCTTATTTTGCAGGAAGCCGCGATTTTGCCGGCGTTCGGGTTTATCCCCGGTGTCCTGTGCGCCTGGCTGCTGTTTCGTCTGGCCGACTCACTGGGCGGGATGCCCACCCGCCTTACGGTTCCTGATACGCTGACGGTGTTTTGTCTGACGGTTTTATCCTGTATTATCGCCGGTTTTCTTGCCACACGCCGACTTCGCGCGGCTGACCCTGCGGATATTTTCTAGTATGAACACCGAAGCGCTCATTACCATCGAAAACGTCAGTCACACCTTCGGAGCAGGCGCTGCGGCACGAACAGTGCTGAAAAATATCTGTGTCCACTTTTACGCCGGAGAAATCGTGATCGTGATGGGACCCTCCGGTGCCGGAAAAACGACCATGCTGACATTGGCCGGCGCGCTGCGCTCTCCGCAAAATGGAAGTGTGAAGGTGATGGGATACGAATTGTGCGGCGCCAGCGCCAGGCAGCAGCTGGAGGTTCGCCGAAATATCGGTTTTATTTTCCAACATCATAACCTGCTGGAATCGCTGACCGCACTGGAAAATGTGCAGATGGGACTGGCGCACGCATCTGATATTCCCTTCGACGCATCGCGTCGACGTGCCGAGGCGATGCTCGATCGCGTTGGACTCACCGATCATACCCGCAAGCGCCCGTCAGAACTTTCCGGCGGGCAGCGGCAGCGTGTGGCCATTGCCCGCGCGCTGGTTCGGGAACCGGCGATTGTGCTGGCCGATGAACCAACCGCCGCGCTGGACAGTCATTCCGGACGCGAAATCGTCGAATTGCTGCTGAAGCTTGCTCGTGAACAGCATTGCGCCATTTTGCTGGTCACGCATGACAATCGCATTCTTGACATCGCCGATCGTATTCTGACGTTGGAGGACGGCTGCATCGAAGAAAACAACCGCGCATTGGATCGCCTGAAAGCAGGCCTTCTCGCCGCCATGCAGGCGATTGCCCGCTATCCTTCTGTGTTGCTTTCCGCCCCGGGAACGGAAGCGAATCATCACGTTCAGACCACACAAAATGCCCTGACCGCATGCCGTCGCGATGCCGCCATGCTTGCATCACGCAAACTGAGTTCGCTGTTGCTGGAGCATTCCATCAACTTGGCCGAGGCGGCGGAACAGGTGCATCAGATTGAAGCCGCCGTGAGGGAATTCTGCGAACGGGCGATCCCGACAGGCCGCATCGGCGCGACGAGCCCGATCGACCAACTTTACCAGAGCCTGGATTTTCTCCTGCTGACGGCAGGTGATGCGCTGACGTCGGACTCCGTTGAAGAACTGGAACGACTTTTGCTGCTGACCGCCGATCGTGGCGAAATGATGCAAACCATGCGAAGCAGGCAAAGCGAAACATTGGGCGAAGCCCACAGCGATCTGCGCCATGGCTTTTTCGATCTGACAGATATGTTTGCCCGCGCGGTCTATTTTCTCAATAAACTGGCCGCCTGCTGGCTCGCGATGAGGACGTGAGGCTTGTTTGTATGAAGAAAACGGTGTTGAACGGGATCGGAGACATCTATCTCCGCAAGGTCTATCAGCAGCAGGTTCGCACACTGCATCAATCCCGTCCCGTGCAGGATAAGCTGTTCAAAACATTTCAGCGGCAGTTGGCGGGAACGGCTCTGGCCAACGAGATCCACCTGCAGAACTATACCTCATATAAGGAGTTCCTCGCCGGGTTTCCTCCGCAGCCGTATGCATTTTATGAGCCCTTTGTGCAACGAGTGCTCAACGGGGAGCCGCGAGTTATGTACAATGACCCTGTCGAATATTATTTCATCACGTCCGGAACGTCGGGCTATAACCGCAAAATCATTCCCTGTAACTCGTTGCTGCGAAGCGTGATCACGCGCTATCAGCAGAAGGTGCTTTCTGCGGCCATCATCGAGTGTCGCGGCTTAAAATTAACATCAGATCGCTTTGCCTATGGCTCCAAGACGCAGCATGACTATATCAGCGGTATTCCCAGAGACTACATCAGTGGCATCCTGCCATCGCTGATCCCCAAACCCCTGCGCACCTATGTTGTTCCTTCTCTTGATGCGTTGGCGGAGACGTCACGGGAGGCAAAAATCGATCGCATCATTCAGGAATCGCGCCATCGGGATATCCGACTGATTTCCGGTCTTCCGGTCTATATGCTCCAGATACTCAAGGACATGGTGGAAAAGCTGGCGATTACCAATCTGAAGGAAATCTGGCCGAATCTGGAGATGTGCGTGTATTCCGGCACCCCTTTGTATCAGTATAAAAAGTCCCTGAATCAGGTTGCCGGTGTGGAACTGAACTATTTGGGCGGGTACGTTACGACGGAAAGCCCGGTCGGTATGGAAATGCCCGGGTTGACCAAGCAGCGGGGATATATGGTTTTTGCCCCTGACCTCATTCTATACAGCTTTCAGGAGTTGAACGGAAAAGAAAAGGTGGCGCTTGCCATCGACGAACTGCGTGTCGGCGGGGAGTATCTTGTGAACTTCGGCACGCCAAACGGCATGACGCACTATGCCGTGCACGATTACATCAAAGTCCATGAAGTGCATCCCTATGTGCAATTCGAACTTCAGGGGCGATGCGGATCCGCGATGAATATCGCCGCAGAAAAAGTCTCCGAACTGGACATTGCCAAAGCGGTTCAATTGCTTCAGGAACGCATCCCCGTCAAAATTGAACATCATTTTGTTCATCCCTCTGAAAACAATGCACAACCAGCCTACAAATGGCTGTTCGCAACTGATACACGCATCCCTGACGAAACATTGGCAGAGCATATAGATCAGTCGCTGATGACCATCTCCTCAGACTACCGGGAAGCCCGGATCGATGCCCTGGTTCTTGCCCCGCCCATGGTTCAGTGCATTCCGGAAGCCGAAATCAGGCAGCTTTATGCGCAGCGGCAGGGCAAGGGACAGTTCAAAATGAAAACCGCCTTTACGAGCGAGCAGGCCTTTCGATCATTTTATGAAACACATCTTTCAGGAAACCATCTATGACGCTTATAATCAGAAAGATAGAAGAATGCGACCGCGAAGCAATTTTCACATGGGTCGCTGGTCTGGGATGGAATCCCGGGATCCACGATGGGGACTGCCTGATGGCAACCGATCCCGACGGCATGTTTCTTGCGGAACTGAACGGCGCGCCTGTCGGATGCGCCACAGCCATAGCGTATGATGCCACATTCGGTTTTGTCGGCGCGCTGGTGGTGGATCCGGCGCTGCGCGGCAGAGCGCAAAGCTTCATGCGTCGGATTTATCATCACGTCAATGCATACATGGGGAATCGCTGTGTCGGACTGGATGCCATGCCGATAACGCAGAAATTTTTCGCCGGCACCGGAAGTATTCCAGCTTATCGGCATATCCGCTATGATGGCATCCTGCCTGGCGGGGATATGTCCAGCGATATCGTTCCCTTAGCGACGGTACCTTTTGCGGATGTGCTTACGTACGATGCGGCCTGTTTTCCCGCATGCCGGGAACGGTTCCTCCGCCACTGGCTCGACACCTACGGTGCCGGGGGATTTGCCTGCCTGCGGCACGGCAGCCTGGTCGGATTCGGCATCTTACGCCAGGCACTGCGCGGTTATCGTGTCGGCCCGCTCCTGGCGGACGATGTCGAAGCCGCCGAACAAATACTGCATGCCATGAGCATCATTTCGGGGGATTCACCCGTCGCACTGGATGTCCCTGAACCCAATGCCACAGCCATTTCAATGGCAGAACGCATGGGACTGAAACGCGGATTCGATACGATGCGGATGTATACAAAAGCCATACCCGAGCGACCGCTTGAGCGGATCTTCGGTATCGCCAGCTATGAATTCGGCTGACGCATCTTCACTCGAAACTTCCAAGGGTTGGAAGTCCGAGCCGGACGGGCATTTTACGCCGGTGCGGCAATCCGGTTTTGTGTTTTGCCCTGGAGTGCTTCGGCAACGAGCGTACCCGCGAGGCGACGAAGCCCTGTTATGTGCCGGCAACGAAGGCGACGGCACGGCATATCGGGAGCCGCCTCCTGTCGTCGTTGCCTCCCTCACACAAGGCGCCGCCGCCTCGTACCTCGTTGTCGGCGCACTCCAGGGCGATTGCTTATGCATGATCAACAAGATCCTGTCCTGTTGTTACCCTCATGGAAGTTCTATCCCTATAGACAATATTATAGTGCTAATCATGATTTACAGGAATACTCATATCAACCTCTGCCATGTCCTCGCCGGTATCGACATCTTCACCTTCTTCCTGTTGTTCGCCAGTGTAGATATTTTTCCCTGTAGCTCTCTCGATCAATTCAAGCATTCGTCTTTGCCGATCCAACATAAAGGTTTCAAAGTTATCTTGTCTTACAATAGCAGGATCAATTAGATGCGAAAGAAGATAGATATCCAGCCGCTCTTGTTCTATGGCAGGCGTCTGTTTGTCGCCTTTTTCTAGCCTTGCCAGATAGTCGGAAGGAGCTGCCCCACCGATGATCCTGTTGGTACGAAATGACAACGGAGTCTTGTTGATTATGGAATCGTAAACGACAGGCTTAATTCCCTGCCTCTTACACCAGTCTTGAGGAAAGATATGATGAATGTCTACATTCTCCCCAAAGAAAACAGTATGGTCAAATTTCTGGCCAGACCGAAAATCTTGCGCGCCCTCTTTCATCAATAGCGCATTCATTCCCTTATAGGCGGCTGATAACCGCATTCGCATAGTTTTCAAGCGGTCGGATCGAAACATTGTCTCGCTTATTGTTGTTGGTTCTGCCCCACCATTTAACCAAGCTGGCACTTCAATAAAGTCTTTAGCAATTCGCGTCTCAACAGCAGAACCGTAAAGTTCGCCAAATACGCCGTTCCAATACCAACGTACTAGCTTTGCCCGATTCGCCTCGTGTTCCCACGCTTCACCGATATCAGCAATGATAGAAGCCAGAGGCACGATCTGAGATTGGTAGGGAAGATCGAATATTCGATAAATGTGCAACATATGCAGAAACTTAGCAGCTTGTGTAAATCCATGTTCAACTTGTTTCTCATATTGCTTATAGGCGGC
The window above is part of the Spartobacteria bacterium genome. Proteins encoded here:
- a CDS encoding HlyD family efflux transporter periplasmic adaptor subunit, encoding MNSLRLLLSMCLILTVISLSSGFSQNVACMGQVVPGERVVRLAAPAGAIVGELPVQRGSQVKRGDVVAVLREAPLYQARLDQAKQQVALAKTELQLVQAGERHELLEAQQAVIDAHEAERALLESRLKRYGTLLDNNHVDQDHYDELVSQEKSLQAKIHREKSVLESLRSSRDEVIKKAEIAVLSAEAQEKEAAAALELHYIRAPFAGEIMDIHTWPGEGVWDEGAIVSIGDTSNMMVIAEVYETDLSRVKTGQRVRITGQVLDGELGGEVVEIQKMVENSRVFPLDPSAYVDHRIVLARIRPDNASVLAAYSHAHVIVTILSP
- a CDS encoding FtsX-like permease family protein, with amino-acid sequence MKIVQQWFALWRPGGIPLAWKQLMGDKKRFSVAVGGVSFGVILMLFQLGIYQAFMLMVARPIDGMRGELAMISRNFNYIMSTEPFPERRLYQTMALPEVEKVYPLLVQFASWRSQKTGINCEVALYGVNAYANPFILPEVLAHADALAMPDGALFDEMAPEEFGDVAGMLEQHGVMSGEINSRHVRVLGTFRRGGTLAVNCHVIVGMETFRRVTGYDGHSIDVGMIELKDGADAAETARKLNELLPDDIDVLTREEFIRKEQFYWQINTPIGFIVTAGMVIAMFVGSVIAYQTLYTDINDHIREYATLKALGLGSGFFLRLILQEAAILPAFGFIPGVLCAWLLFRLADSLGGMPTRLTVPDTLTVFCLTVLSCIIAGFLATRRLRAADPADIF
- a CDS encoding ATP-binding cassette domain-containing protein, which translates into the protein MNTEALITIENVSHTFGAGAAARTVLKNICVHFYAGEIVIVMGPSGAGKTTMLTLAGALRSPQNGSVKVMGYELCGASARQQLEVRRNIGFIFQHHNLLESLTALENVQMGLAHASDIPFDASRRRAEAMLDRVGLTDHTRKRPSELSGGQRQRVAIARALVREPAIVLADEPTAALDSHSGREIVELLLKLAREQHCAILLVTHDNRILDIADRILTLEDGCIEENNRALDRLKAGLLAAMQAIARYPSVLLSAPGTEANHHVQTTQNALTACRRDAAMLASRKLSSLLLEHSINLAEAAEQVHQIEAAVREFCERAIPTGRIGATSPIDQLYQSLDFLLLTAGDALTSDSVEELERLLLLTADRGEMMQTMRSRQSETLGEAHSDLRHGFFDLTDMFARAVYFLNKLAACWLAMRT
- a CDS encoding GNAT family N-acetyltransferase, with the protein product MTLIIRKIEECDREAIFTWVAGLGWNPGIHDGDCLMATDPDGMFLAELNGAPVGCATAIAYDATFGFVGALVVDPALRGRAQSFMRRIYHHVNAYMGNRCVGLDAMPITQKFFAGTGSIPAYRHIRYDGILPGGDMSSDIVPLATVPFADVLTYDAACFPACRERFLRHWLDTYGAGGFACLRHGSLVGFGILRQALRGYRVGPLLADDVEAAEQILHAMSIISGDSPVALDVPEPNATAISMAERMGLKRGFDTMRMYTKAIPERPLERIFGIASYEFG